A stretch of DNA from Odontesthes bonariensis isolate fOdoBon6 chromosome 5, fOdoBon6.hap1, whole genome shotgun sequence:
TCCCGTCTCTGTCCTCTCCATCTCTCAGCCTCGAAGCAGTTTGCTGAAGAGGTGCTGCAGTGCCATAATGAGTACAGGAAGAAGCACCAGGCTCCTCCACTGAAGCTGAGCAGCAAGCTGAGCGGAGAGGCTGCCCGGTGGGTTGCAGACACAGATCAAATTAAAAACTTAATTAGCAAGGACTATGTATATCAGTCATTGTCAAAGTGCTGTGGATAACAGTGACGGCTCCAGCTGAGCCTGTCAAATGCAATAATCACAAAACGTTATCCATCTTGGGTCTACGTGTGTTTGGGATTACAGGTTCTATCGATCATTTTATGATACTAACTGCAGCTGCAATAGTATTTTATTCAAATTAAGTTTGAATGGAACGTAATTTCCATCAGATTTTCAAAAACATTATGACCAAATAAACTCGGAGACACTACAAATTTACTCTCTGGAAACCTGATTAGTGAAGTCCTCAGGCAACTCTCCTACATAATAGTCTATTAGTTCATTAGCTCACATATACTTGATGGTTCAAAGGAACAGCAACTCAGAGCTTAAGACCGTCTTTGACTATTTCTACCCCCTGTGGACCACCAAACAGTGGTGGGGCACAGCTAATGAAGGTGAGGAAATATTACCTTAGTTATCAAAGAGATAACTTTATTGTTTGTGGTGTAGCTGAAAGACTCAGACTCCTTATATGGAACTGTTTTCAGCAGAAAGCTGAAAAGTGGTGTGGGtgtggtgttttctttttttccaaactTTATCTGTTTCATCACACAACTTACTGACTGGCTTACTGCCTCAGACTCTGATAACTCttgataaacacatttaaaggtGGTTTTATTATCTCCACTtgttaaaagaggaaaaacctTATCCTAAATGACATCTTGGATCAGAATATTTAGAACTCTGTGAGTGCggattcattttaaaagaatTATGCAAATGCTGCTTCTATACACTGGTGAATGTTTGGTCGTCTAAATGATATGTCATTTCATTTTGTAATGTGACGGGTGATGTTTATGCTTCTCCCTTTGTGTCAGCTGACTGATTTGTAAAAAAATCAGAGCCGTTTCACCTCAGTTTAGGAGGAAGGATGAGAGATCATTCTTTTGATTTACAGCTGCGTGTCTGGTCAGGATGATTGTTTcaacaaaaatgaaataaacactttcTATTCTAAGCTGATAAAGTTTGCAATTTCAACCaagtaggtaaaaaaaaaaaaaaaactgggtcGGACTGATGAAAAGTGGCTTATTTTGTCAGTTGTTTCTCAGTATTTTATTTGGGAATGTGTGactatttaatatatatattttttttttatagttgcaGTGCTTGCATCTGCTTCTTTCAGTAAATAAAACAGCGTTGTGTTGACTACATCAACACAACGCTGGTAAAAATGTATAGGATGCATACTTTTTTATAAATGTAAATCTGCCCATGGAAATATACGAATATGGTTATATCTCACGATCTTGACGatattttgaaaacatgaaaaaaaaaaatggacttaGAAGCCTAAGAAACCTGAGAAGGTTACATCTGAAAAGAAAACTAGTTTTAAGGTGCACCTGCACACACTTCTCATGGTACTTATATCTCCAGAGATGAGGTGAACTTACATTTATGATGACAAAGTGCAAAAGCCTACTGGAGCGGCACTATTTACAGCTTTGTTTACAGCTTTGCCTCTTCTCTCAGTTATGCTGAAAGTTTGGCCAGCACCCGAATCCTGAAACACAGTGTGGAGTCCAGCAGAGGGAGCTGTGGTGAGAACCTGGCATGGGCATCATACGATCAAACAGGTACAAGCTAACCAAAAAGAATTGTTAGTAAACCAGTGCATATATGCTGAAGCTTTAGATGAATTCTGTGGTGGATGTAAGTTTGGATGAGAATTAGACAAGAAAATGCGATATAACGCATTCTTCTGTAGATACAAAATGTTGACATGTGAAgcctaaaataaaaatactctGTACTTAGTGCTGGCTGCTAGAGCCAAACAGCTGGGTTCTATTTCCCCTCCACTTCAGACACCATGACTCACCGTGCAAATATCTTAGTACAGGCCCGTGCGATTCATGAAGAAGCTCAGAAGTGAGTGACAAAAAAAGAGCAACAATGTGCTATAACTTGTTCCAAAGAGGGATTTATTGCTCAAAGGTGCTGTCTTCTAAGTTTAAATGTACAACACACGACCGATCTGATTGTCCTCGAAGTTGACATCACATTTTCTCACATTTTCACATGCAGGGAAGGATGTAGCAGACCGCTGGTACGATGAAGTGAAACAATACAACTTCAACCGACCCGGATTCTCCTCTGGCACTGGTGAGATTCATACAAACGCGTGTCTGAATTCCTGCCTCGTGTCTCTTGTCTTGTCTCGTCTCATCTTTCCATCTCACTTTCTGTTGCTTACCCTGCTTCTTTGTCATTTTCAGTTTACATGTTGTCACTTTTTCTCTGAGTCACAAATGCCCAGACACGGGGAGGGTTGTTGTTATTCTTGCTCTGCTGACTGTCTGACTCAGTGACCGGCCAAGGGGAAACTGAGGGGACATCATGTATAATCACCCCTAAACCAACATGCCATTCTCAGCCTTCTAAAATTCCTCCAGATGGTTTCCCATAGCCTCAGACTCCAGCTGTGCGAGCCGACGTAACTTAATACTGAATCATAAATTAAGCAGATCACTCTTAGGTCATGTTATGTTCCCCGAtaggaaattttttttttttttaaatcaactagCACGAGGAAGGGTTCAGGATTGATGAGTGAGAGCGGAATAAAGATTCCTCTTTCTGTAAATGTTTAGTTGAACTTCTAAGTGTGTGCACTTCAGCTGCATCCACGTCCTAACAGCATGTTTATCACTCCTACTCTATCTTCCTATGTTATTTGCCTCCATAAATTCTCTCTACTTTGGATTTCTCTTTTCATTCTTAGGCCATTTCACAGCAATGGTGTGGAAGAACAGCAAAAAACTGGGTGTGGGTAAGGCCACTGCATCAGATGGTTCATCTTTTGTGGTGGCTAGATATTTCCCAGCAGGGAATATCACCAACCAGGGACACTTTGAAAACAATGTCCTCCCACCTAAAACCAGCTCCTGAGGAGATATCGATCCGCTTGACTTCACTCGGGCCCGAAGGCATTTATTCTGCTCTTCCAGGGGGAGAAGCTGTCTGCCAGCACTGCTGTGGAGAATACTCCGGAGACCAGCCCATCTTACCGGATAGAAAGCTACACCACAATCTTGTATGGATTTTAAAAGTTTTGAGAAGGGCACCTGTGAATGACACAGTGTTTAAAATTCAAACCGTTGTTTGACTTTTGCTAACAAAAATAATGActgtggagatttttttttaatcatgatTGTGCCTTTGACAGTATTTCCTCCATTAATGCCAGTTATTTTTCTGTACTGTTAATTATCATTTCCTACACACTGAAATGCAACATACCTTCacatctttttctttgtaaCAGTGAGAGCTAATTCAGTCAAAAGGACACACTAACATGTAGTCTGTAATTTGAAGCTGATGACTGTACATGCTTGGAATGTTTGTGTTACTGCGAGATCCTGTGAGAGCCCAAACCATCAGCCCCATGTTGTGACTTGCACTCTGATCGTTCTTGTACAATAAAGTCTGTCCAAGTCTAACTGTGTTATCAATTTTGTGTTGTATTTGTTGTGAAGTGAGACACCGAAGAAAAATGCCTGTCCAATGCAGCCTTCGGCATCTGCTGACATGTGTGAACATGTGAGATAATGCAACATGGCACCCAATTAAATTTAGAACACATATAGAATGATTGTTTTTATATCAAGCTTTTCTGGGTGAGTAATAAGTCTTTTTGATTGTTTATACATTAACAATTATGCCTTTCAGTTCTTACAATCTGCCATTAAATGAGttcatgttaaaaaaagaatgacGCCAAAggtttgaaacttttttttgtgatttgatGCACGTATCCTCTGCTGTCTTTTCTGCACAGTCAGTCCAGTCCAGTCAAAGCCCACGCTGGAATAAACTTTATTTAGCAGATACTGGGGATGCAACATACAGCAGCAGCAATACAGAAGAGTCAGTGGTGTTTAAGTTGTCTAGGCTGGAATAAGGAAGTTCGGGAATCCAGTTGTCTTCAGTTCTCACTCACATGGTCAGCTCCTGAGAAAGATGAGAAAGATGTAGGAGAGATTTAAGAACGCGTGGATTTTGAAATATGGGGAAACATTTTATTCAGATCAAAATTAAAGTCATTTAGCTGGGTGATCCTCTATTATTTCCTGGTTCTTCACTGCTACCCGTACACATTTACAGcacatcaataaaaaaaaaacatctgtgacACAGAATAACTCCCGTACTGATCTCAGTGTGAGCTGTtgctgccatctggtggatATGAGACTTCATTATCGCGCTGTAGAGGTTTCTCAGTTACAACGGTGAGGCTCTTTGTGTCATTTGTCCTCTGCTCTTTCTCCTCTATCCTCCCCCTTCCCTGCCTGCTCACTGGCTATGACTCAGTATTTTGTTGACCATCtgccctccctctgctctctcgCTCTTTCTCCCTCAATCCCTCCGTCCCCCTCCTCCGTCCTCACCATGATAGCGTTCACAATGTCATTCTTGTTGTGTTTCAGAGCACGGACGGCCTTGGCTCGTGACACGTTGGCCTGAGCCATCACCAGTTCAATGTCTCTCTGCTCAAGACCTCCCTCATCCATCTGatgttgagagaaaaaaaaaagaaacgaatGGGTACACAGAAAGTCTTAAGAAGCAGGATTTTACAGATATGAGGCACTGAAAAAATTAtcaataaaaacatttatttcggCAGTTAatacctcctcttcctcctcttcgcTCTCCTCTTTGATGGTGAGGCTGGGTGGGACAGGTGGGGCTAAAGGAGAGGAGGTCACGGGCACCTTGAATTTCTCTGCGGCTGCTTTGTGAGCCTGCTGAGACAGATCCTCAATCTGGGAGAAGGGGTGGAGAAGAAAGGAAAAGGTAAGAGGCGACACTAAACATGTATTGAAGCTTAAATTATCAAGAGGGCGAGATAAAATTGTACCTTTGCCTCTCCAAATACGATATAAATGTCTGACACTGGGCTTTTGAATACGTCTGGTCTGCTGATGACAAACAAGATACTCTTGGACTTCCTGATAGTGATTCTGGTCACACCGTGGACTGGCTTCAGACCCAGTTTAGACATGGCCTACACACGGGGAGTGACAATTAGCCAAAAACGGTATCTCACAAGTCAAACAGTCATGTCATCTTGCTTTCATAATCACTTCTTACTTAATTTTTGATCACTTTACGTTACAACCTCAACTTTCAAAGAAGTTGGGATGCTATataaaaatgcaaatgaaaacagaatgcagtgatttTAGGATATTTGAAAGAACATTTGGTGCTTTGATGACGGTGGTGGAGAGAGTTGAGATGCtgtataaaatgaaaatataaacctaactaaatcaatttaaaaatctcatgaaccaatattttattcaaaatagaaaatagaaaacgTATCAAATTCTGATAGTAAGACATTTCActgtttcataaaaaaaaaaagattgctcATCCTGGATCAAATGGCAGATGAGACAGGGCTATGTTTTCCACTCTTTAGCATCACCTCTTCCTTTAACAACAGTCTGCTGGACATTTGGGAGAGGAATGATGTCCCATTCTTATCTGATATGGGATTCTGGCTGTGCTCAACAGTCCTGAGTCTTCTTTTGCcatatttagcattttgatACGCACCAAATCTTTTCAAAGGGTGAAAGGTCAGTGCAGCACCCAGACTCTTCTACCTACAAAAAAACCATGCTGCAAAAGATGCAGTTTGTGTTTTAGCATTGTTTTGCTGAAATAATTTAAGACCTTCCCTGAAACATATGTTGTCTGGATGGGAGcaaatgttgctctaaaacctgcatATACTTTTTAGTATTTAACGTGCCTTTCAATATGTGCGATGCACCCCCATGCCACCAGAGATGCATTCTTTTTAAACAGAGCACTGATAACAAGCTGGGTTGTCCCTTTCCCTTTTAATTCACTTGAAGCAGCATCTATGCTTtccaaaagcttttttttctacattttgatttgtctgaTCGCAGAACAGTTTCCTATTTTTGGTctttggtccagagaaaactgcaGTGTCTTTGGGTCATGTTCACGTATGGCCTCTTCCTTGCATGACAGAGCTTTCACCGTGCCATCCATAAATACAACATATATTGCTGGcacggtgaactgtgttcaaagacaatgatttctgcaaGTGTGCCTGACTCcctgcagtgatttccatgacagaatcatgtctgtttttagtGCTGTGCCACTTGAGGCCCCAAAGATCGCGGTCATCCAATATTTATTTTTGgccacagagatgtctccagattctttgaatcttttgatgatattttgTACTAGGAATCATGGAATGTTGTCTTCATAAATTTTTGGTCAGGAACATTATTCTGACATAGCTTCACAACTTGTAGACATAGCTTTTTTGCTAATAATCTCTTGCTAATTAACCTAATTATTTGCAACATTTTCCTTTTGGAGATAAGTTGCTGCCCTCAAATTTGAGATTAGTTACTATTTTTAACGATAGAGTAAGACGCCTCACTTCATgcttctatgttctattgtgaataaaacattgttttatgagatttgtaaatcattgcattctgattttatttacattttgcacagtgtccaaacttttggggAATGGTGTCGAAAAACCAATTCATATACAGCCACTTGTCTGACCTTGCGTGCCTTCTTCTCACTGCGGCTTTGTTTTGGTCTGTTCAGTCCTTCATCTGCAGAGGAGACAGACTgggaaaaatatacatatatattagtAACTCTAGTTTCATCATCTGTGATATTTTTACCAACCTACTAATTTGTTGGTTTACCAAATGTCACTTCTgctaatatgacaaaaaaatacaaaaacctaTTTACCCTAATACACACCGGAGAGAGAGACAGTTTTTGTTATAGTAAAGTGATAACAGTTTGCTTAATGTGCTgtgtaaagtaaaaaataatagtaaatcaaacaaatttaaaagaaaagagaaataaagacCAAAACCTAAAGATCCTCAGACTTCAGAGACTGTGTAAAAGTGTAATACTGGTAGAGCGTAAAAAGGAAGCAAATATAGTATAACTACCAGATGCTCAAGCACAATTTGCAATAGTTGGATTAATTTCCATGTAACCATCAAAACCTTTAAATAATGCAATGTATACAGTTATTTTCAGACTGTTTACAGGAAAAAAGTCCCCCTGATTGTAAAATTGTTTTGCCATAGTCTTGAACTAAAAGCTATATTTCTCAATAAAATGACATTGTAATGCCATTATGGGCCAACCTGCTCCATACAACAGCATCTTACTGGTCTCATAACAACTGCATTTAATTGTGTCCTCTATGATATGCCATTCTTCCACAGAGAGTTTGAATAGATATGTATTTCTTAATAGAGTAAAGGTAGTTTCCATTAAAGACTCAGAAACGGACTCACCTGCGGTTCTGATGGTCTCACGGGCTCTGGCTCTTCA
This window harbors:
- the glipr2l gene encoding GLI pathogenesis-related 2, like, whose amino-acid sequence is MGKSASKQFAEEVLQCHNEYRKKHQAPPLKLSSKLSGEAARYAESLASTRILKHSVESSRGSCGENLAWASYDQTGKDVADRWYDEVKQYNFNRPGFSSGTGHFTAMVWKNSKKLGVGKATASDGSSFVVARYFPAGNITNQGHFENNVLPPKTSS